One window of the Babesia microti strain RI chromosome IV, complete genome genome contains the following:
- a CDS encoding hypothetical protein (overlaps_old_locusTagID:BBM_III05960): protein MDILVFEESINVLAEQTQPIRFADLLQQVSQQMATECHYIKDILWKFVINSPSILTSSPTISDIVNDEALHLLCNEIRFRRINIDMYESIIKNTQRIRVLLAISRRKYEGYWQSELSYNLSIDPKNLFQLLQVLCKQQVIIKLNMPFYVKSGSEDKMCFSTSSASSNSILFHHKYFVFEKFPEYIKVQMKNLSLDLFGNTLLDFINKSPDGIALESSTLNYYINLTSSSAAKLCAAINPKVAEKGFNNLVNFLIERSKIARALAYCKDTGKNELVLITAKSPHFKAKSNECSDYKSLYLYQLNAKLTLPEQICKLIMLNGNKGIMATEICQILSIRLKPLTKILNSLCPEYIKKIPERAGKLFYYRYHLSNRSLANLPLVEGTMLSDKLSHNDLSQSINMDLSINSDQNTEFYSWLRNNLEQLSSLVGKVKGKINTSQFRGRIAIIIEYLKRQKFATPADFAKTFCKVEGSEKLVDKRTVNRLISHALQHYRHIRQIKFFPSQNALVPINLIYDSNLTTSEGVKKLWSLALKGNTQNNTTSNAESNQLDAPNGSSTNLNNKTLDLPLIEGIVVSEVIGRSQENASFSQKLLVSNGFVIPIMTRLKITHEFLITLGNDLLTEKSILNKMPFRIFLKVIGCGYAIKDQQWVQQHLSVDLEKLPSDIYKLLMFGAVGRVSNTKNRRVATQIVTKLCLLLTELGLVNSVTEPTSNGTVYQFWLVNRVINKSFCHKDLNCFYCNKGSMSMNSLDDLERFWSHLKSFIWHITESHPDDSIESYLAMGNELEQMGEIQLVRNGQRLIPKEALIRKNWKGLFEDATSIDTCGDIEILSQFIDKYLDPLYISGEKPTKYSSANWWEKLACAENLTAHYGQKLNDQLLYKLVSLLWGFDDHDSKSPRILWQKCQQIITKLLQDGRPLKKKPVRQIKNTVFKFTFRSFLVTPIKSINSQLLVDCFSPLAFKELKQLIKYWTLAKIIHKVPSLSQVTSISSDNTLPDDKGDSYTSNATIGTLCKYIIGKNGNIRLFGTVGSMIELQNLWLCQKYSCYESTISRLEMLAAGKGMLLVEDYQQTKIDKRIYSGGLERHYAMIQQPYPQITFVVNQSLSKNQKKEVSKPVIAVAKVSSPIDGFNLLLTPDSTDKLGCDSGVTLLQELAKEVDKHKIITIYDQLISAQESGLSVPLYTDVPKELTLLYLLKLAFRVPDTSWRFVASSFAKNLLNVQSKTIFVRPKYITNDLWLKCGFNISDKYICDVINDFGINAMPLLDKFSPTIFTTLTGAPNFSIFSLVPLRIYSILRNSPGLTLAEINNKLCLLEPCETLDIISSMIQQGLINQLVTNYNGTNTITYLSNVTPNLEPYEQIIEEVIAQNSDGDGI from the exons ATGGATATTCTTGTATTCGAGGAATCCATAAATGTGCTGGCAGAACAAACACAACCAATTCGTTTTGCGGATTTATTACAGCAAGTGTCACAACAAATGGCAACTGAGTGCCATTATATCAAA GATATTTTGTGGAAATTTGTCATAAATTCACCCTCAATTCTAACCTCTAGTCCAACAATCAGTGACATAGTTAATGATGAGGCGTTGCATTTGCTCTGCAATGAGATTCGATTTAGACGgattaatattgatatgtATGAATCGATTATAAAGAATACCCAACGTATAAGAGTTTTATTGGCCATATCTAGACGCAAATATGAAG GTTACTGGCAGTCGGAATTATCCTACAATTTGTCTATAGACCCAAAGAATCTGTTTCAACTGTTACAAGTTTTATGCAAACAACAGGTAATAATCAAGCTCAACATGCCATTCTATGTCAAAAGTGGCAGTGAAGATAAGATGTGTTTTTCCACTAGTTCTGCCAGCAGCAATAGCATATTATTCCATCACAAATACTTCGTGTTTGAAAAATTTCCAGAATATATCAAAGTACAgatgaaaaatttatcactgGATTTGTTTGGCAATACTTTGCTAgattttatcaacaaatcCCCGGATGGTATTGCACTGGAGTCCAGTACCCTAAATTACtacataaatttgacatCATCATCTGCAGCCAAGTTATGTGCGGCAATCAATCCAAAAGTGGCCGAAAAGGGCTTTAATAACCTAGTAAACTTCCTGATTGAGCGGTCAAAAATTGCTAGAGCATTGGCTTATTGCAAGGACACGGGTAAGAATGAATTGGTGCTAATAACAGCGAAATCCCCACATTTTAAGGCAAAATCTAACGAGTGTAGTGATTATAAATCACTTTACCTATACCAATTGAATGCTAAGTTGACTCTACCTGAGCAGATTTGCAAGttaattatgttaaatgGAAACAAGGGTATTATGGCTACGGAAATTTGCCAGATCCTGTCAATTCGTTTAAAACCCCTAACAAAGATTCTTAACAGTTTATGCCCCGAATATATAAAGAAAATACCAGAGAGAGCTGGTAAATTGTTCTATTATCGCTACCATCTCAGTAATAGATCATTGGCAAATTTGCCACTAGTGGAAGGTACCATGTTAAGTGACAAATTGTCACACAATGACTTATCGCAATCGATAAATATGGATTTAAGCATTAATAGCGACCAAAATACTGAATTCTACTCTTGGCTAAGGAATAACCTTGAGCAACTTTCATCTTTAGTTGGCAAGGTTAAGGGGAAGATCAACACCTCCCAATTCCGCGGCCGAATTGCCATCATAATTGAATACTTAAAGAggcaaaaatttgctaCTCCGGCAGATTTTGCAAAAACATTTTGCAAAGTTGAAGGTTCTGAAAAGTTGGTGGACAAGAGAACGGTTAATCGACTAATATCGCATGCATTGCAACACTACAGACACATTagacaaataaaattttttccatCTCAAAACGCTTTGGTGCCTATTAATCTAATTTACGACAGCAATTTAACAACATCTGAAGGAGTTAAGAAACTTTGGTCCTTGGCACTCAAGGGAAATACGCAGAATAATACTACTAGTAATGCGGAATCTAATCAATTGGATGCACCTAATGGAAGCTCTactaatttaaacaataaaacTTTAGACTTGCCACTAATTGAGGGTATAGTTGTGTCTGAAGTGATTGGTAGGTCTCAGGAAAACGCTTCTTTTTCACAAAAATTACTAGTTTCCAATGGATTTGTAATACCCATAATGACAAGACTTAAGATTACCCATGAATTCCTTATTACGCTAGGCAATGATTTGTTGACAGAAAAGTCCATATTGAACAAAATGCCTTTTCGCATTTTTTTGAAGGTTATAGGCTGTGGATATGCGATTAAAGATCAACAATGGGTGCAACAACATTTGTCAGTTGATCTGGAAAAGTTGCCCTCAGacatttacaaattgttgatgtTTGGAGCTGTAGGAAGGGTTTCCAATACAAAAAATCGCCGTGTAGCCACGCAAATTGTCACTAAACTTTGTCTTTTATTAACGGAATTGGGTCTGGTAAATAGTGTAACCGAACCCACTAGCAATGGCACCGTTTATCAGTTTTGGCTTGTTAATCGTGTGATAAACAAGTCATTTTGCCATAAGGACTTAAACTGCTTCTACTGTAACAAGGGATCTATGTCAATGAACAGCCTTGATGACCTTGAGAGATTTTGGTCCCACCTGAAATCATTCATTTGGCACATAACTGAATCACACCCCGATGATTCTATAGAATCTTATTTGGCTATGGGTAATGAATTGGAGCAGATGGGTGAAATTCAATTAGTTAGAAATGGCCAACGATTGATACCAAAGGAAGCATTGATTAGAAAAAATTGGAAAGGATTGTTCGAGGATGCGACCAGTATCGACACTTGTGGTGacattgaaattttgtCCCAGTTCATCGATAAATACTTGGATCCTCTTTATATATCTGGAGAAAAGCCAACTAAATACAGTAGTGCGAATTGGTGGGAAAAATTAGCCTGTGCGGAAAATTTAACTGCGCATTATggacaaaaattaaatgatcaACTGCTGTATAAATTAGTGTCATTGTTATGGGGATTTGATGATCACGACTCAAAATCTCCGAGAATTTTATGGCAAAAGTGCCAACAGATAATAACCAAACTACTGCAAGATGGGAGGCCTTTGAAGAAGAAACCTGTAAgacaaattaaaaataccGTCTTCAAATTTACCTTCCGCAGTTTCCTAGTAACACCTATTAAAAGTATTAATAGCCAACTATTAGTTGACTGCTTTAGCCCTTTAGCGTTTAAGGAGCTGAAGCAgttgattaaatattggACTTTGGccaaaattattcataaGGTGCCGTCTTTATCACAAGTGACCAGTATCTCTAGTGACAATACATTACCAGATGATAAGGGCGATAGTTACACATCAAATGCAACAATTGGTACTTTATGCAAGTATATCATTGGGAAAAACGGAAATATTCGCCTATTTGGCACAGTTGGCTCTATGATtgaattacaaaatttgtggTTGTGTCAGAAGTATAGCTGTTATGAAAGCACTATTTCTCGCCTTGAAATGCTAGCAGCCGGAAAGGGAATGCTTCTGGTAGAAGATTATCAGCAAACCAAGATAGATAAGCGTATCTATTCTGGTGGCCTCGAACGCCATTATGCAATGATACAGCAGCCATACCCCCAAATAACATTTGTTGTCAATCAATCACTGTCAAAAAATCAGAAGAAAGAAGTATCAAAACCTGTAATAGCAGTTGCCAAGGTTTCATCCCCAATCGACGGTTTTAACCTATTATTGACTCCTGATTCCACTGATAAACTAGGTTGCGATAGCGGGGTTACCCTGCTTCAAGAATTGGCAAAGGAGGTAGATAAgcacaaaattattaccaTATATGATCAACTGATTAGTGCCCAAGAAAGTGGATTGTCTGTTCCACTATACACGGATGTGCCAAAGGAACTCACATTACTTTATTTGCTAAAGTTGGCGTTTAGAGTACCAGATACCAGCTGGAGATTTGTTGCATCTtcatttgccaaaaatttattaaatgtgCAATCAAAAACTATTTTTGTCAGGCCAAAGTACataacaaatgatttgtgGTTAAAATGTGGATTTAATATTAGCGATAAGTACATTTGTGATGTGATAAATGACTTTGGTATAAATGCAATGCCACTTTTGGATAAATTCTCACCCACAATATTCACAACATTGACTGGCGCGCCAAATTTCTCGATTTTTTCCCTAGTTCCCCTGCGGATCTATTCTATCCTCAGAAATTCACCCGGGCTGACACTTGCAGAAATTAACAACAAATTGTGCCTACTGGAGCCATGTGAGACACTTGACATCATCAGTTCGATGATACAGCAGGGTCTAATCAATCAGCTCGTAACCAATTACAATGGTACTAACACTATAACATATTTGAGTAATGTCACTCCCAATTTGGAACCGtatgaacaaattattgagGAAGTTATAGCACAGAATTCTGATGGAGATGGCATTTAA
- a CDS encoding enolase (overlaps_old_locusTagID:BBM_III05965), producing MTKIISACGREVLDSRGNPTVECEVTTEGGKFRAIVPSGASTGIYEALELRDGDKTRYLGKGVQNAIKNMHNIICPGIQGFLCTEQEKLDNHMVKVLDGTQNEWGFSKSKLGANTILAVSMGAARAGAAAKGIPLYEHLAQLSGKPTDKFIMPVPCLNVINGGSHAGNALAFQEFMILPTVADNFSNALRMGVEVYHTLKKVINKKYGQDATNVGDEGGFAPNISTPQEALDLLVEAIAAAGYTGKIKIAMDVAASEFYQKDVKMYNLTFKSSSPDIKTSDQLVELYKELVNKYPIVSIEDPFDQDDWEAYAKLTAAIGDKIQIVGDDLLVTNPKRIEAAIQKKACNALLLKVNQIGSVTESIQACKISQENGWGVMVSHRSGETEDVFISDLVVALGTGQIKTGAPCRSERNAKYNQLLRIEQELGERATYSKVFNK from the exons ATGACAAAGATAATTAGCGCTTGTGGTCGAGAGGTTTTAG ACTCCCGAGGTAATCCTACCGTGGAATGCGAAGTAACCACCGAAGGTGGTAAATTCCGTGCTATAGTACCATCCGGAGCTTCTACTGGCATATATGAGGCACTTGAACTCAGGGATGGAGACAAAACTCGATATTTGGGGAAGGGCGTGcaaaatgcaattaaaaatatgcaCAATATCATATGCCCAGGCATCCAGGGTTTCTTGTGCACAGAACAGGAAAAATTGGATAATCACATGGTAAAAGTTTTGGATGGGACACAAAATGAATGGGGATTCTCAAAATCTAAACTGGGCGCTAATACTATTTTGGCAGTGTCTATGGGTGCCGCGAGAGCCGGGGCTGCCGCTAAAGGAATTCCATTGTATGAACATTTGGCCCAATTATCCGGTAAACCTACTGACAAGTTTATCATGCCTGTACCATGCCTTAATGTTATCAACGGCGGTTCACATGCTGGAAATGCCCTGGCCTTCCAGGAATTTATGATATTACCAACGGTTGCCGATAATTTCTCCAATGCATTGAGAATGGGCGTTGAAGTATATCACACGCTTAAGAAGGTTATAAATAAGAAGTATGGCCAAGATGCCACCAATGTTGGTGATGAAGGCGGCTTTGCTCCAAACATATCCACTCCACAGGAAGCCCTTGATTTGCTAGTAGAAGCCATTGCCGCAGCCGGTTATACTGgcaaaattaaaattgccatGGATGTTGCAGCATCTGAGTTTTATCAGAAAGATGTCAAGATGTACAATTTGACTTTCAAGTCTAGCTCCCCTGACATTAAGACTAGTGATCAGCTTGTTGAATTATATAAGGAATTGGTTAACAAGTACCcaattgtatcaattgAAGATCCCTTTGATCAGGACGATTGGGAGGCATATGCCAAACTAACCGCTGCGATTGGTGACAAAATTCAGATTGTGGGTGATGATTTACTAGTGACAAATCCAAAGAGAATTGAAGCAGCAATTCAGAAGAAAGCTTGCAACGCATTGTTGCTGAAGGTTAACCAGATTGGATCTGTTACTGAATCCATTCAGGCttgcaaaatatcacaGGAAAATGGCTGGGGAGTTATGGTGTCACACAGATCAGGTGAAACAGAAGACGTTTTCATCTCAGACCTCGTCGTAGCTCTAGGCACTGGCCAGATCAAGACTGGAGCCCCGTGCAGAAGTGAGAGGAACGCCAAATATAACCAGCTGCTGAGGATTGAACAGGAATTAGGTGAGAGAGCGACTTATAGCAAAGTTTTTAACAAGTAA
- a CDS encoding survival motor neuron-like protein (SMN) (overlaps_old_locusTagID:BBM_III05970), which translates to MDYEAHLETINEALKQDPDNAELLQLRKDIIEVIELEKESKNVTSSNDGEIDDLSVVSKPPITSVPDEVNCKKYVGRICSVIYQGKPTYSKIIAATNDKLTLDLFGLEKQATATISEIRLLEAPNQSQCKPGTKLQALYQPDGLWYNCTIDKITPLGYYITYCDYDTSELVGFDQVRIPTNQQLHKNGVKEIITPAGYRIPENLIVKDTDTEKQRMKKRKIVSSLKKKQKQESIDKEIESRVNSWRNFQQKVKPRI; encoded by the exons ATGGATTATGAAGCACATTTAGAGACGATTAATGAGGCCTTGAAGCAGGATCCGGACAACGCTGAACTACTACAACTCAGGAAAGATATAATAGAGGTTATAGAACTTGAGAAGGAATCCAAAAATGTTACATCTTCAAATGATGGTGAAATAGACGATTTGTCGGTTGTATCTAAGCCACCTATCACTAGTGTACCAGATGAAGTGAATTGCAAAAAATATGTGGGCAGAATCTGTTCAGTTATTTACCAAGGCAAACCTACATATTCTAAAATCATCGCAGCAACAAATGATAAACTAACACTGGATCTTTTTGGCCTAGAAAAACAGGCAACTGCTACTATATCAGAAATTAGATTGCTGGAAGCTCCAAACCAATCGCAGTGTAAACCGGGCACTAAACTACAAGCACTTTATCAGCCTGACGG ACTATGgtataattgtacaatagaCAAGATCACGCCATTAGGTTATTATATAACCTACTGCGACTACGACACTAGCGAATTGGTTGGATTTGATCAAGTCCGAATTCCAACAAATCAGCAACTTCATAAGAACGGGGTAAAAGAAATAATTACCCCTGCCGGCTATCGTATTCCAGAAAATCTCATTGTAAAAGATACAG ACACTGAGAAGCAGAGGATGAAGAAGAGAAAAATAGTTTCCAGTTTAAAGAAGAAGCAAAAACAGGAGAGTATTGACAAAGAGATTGAGAGTAGGGTTAATTCATGGCGAAACTTTCAGCAGAAGGTCAAGCCTAGAATTTGA
- a CDS encoding hypothetical protein (overlaps_old_locusTagID:BBM_III05975) encodes MGIRVEVILESSKGILQLIENEKLAFTPENSDLTLLWDVINWQKFEKAKKNAKVRLTFSKRCSYFISNNGNLASELELYENLQKNVIIIDFENNRDALEQLCNELSTAAVSKLKELQEAPKIAEKTLEENLKGNLEEEPNEHLLVLSQENEIKTLYNTLVRGVNNALTADEFWRNHREAITKYKPQIIGRDNASCFMASPPSFNDSIGSSEVYYTEEMTSALLEEDETVRNIYNHVVGTRMMKKEEFWKQLFQSHYIYDLLGKKFDGNKVLYYEIQGIPINPTNDNFGDHSEVELISKLSFPDKKSDRNPFNKLYDSLSYRFGPHMKYKEPTYDSFVLRFNRHSSRLINELDKTLATQTEQDEISKERKRNLVLEALRFDDLLQESVKQVNTISKENLLEEHHIMNVKRESKPLIVSSIKPLNMDAMYSTGKRIFIVNTKSCQTDKTRLISLEYDPPTVDRVRQIQLQLIQLLQVFYKTLIHQDVERRRLLVAMRDIKLKLDQSQEKSLADYAGVSKALHAGLLDQINTAECYDVRIRNFINAKRS; translated from the exons ATGGGGATAAGGGTGGAGGTGATTCTCGAATCATCTAAGGGTATATTGCAACTTATTGAAAATGAGAAACTTGCATTTACCCCTGAGAATTCCGACCTAACTCTACTTTGGGATGTAATTAACTGGCAGAAATTCGAGAAAGCTAAGAAGAATGCCAAAGTTAGGCTCACATTTTCAAAGCGCTGttcatattttatatctaaTAACGGCAATTTAGCTTCTGAATTGGAGCTGTATGAGAATTTACAGAAAAATGTGATAATCATAGACTTTGAAAACAACCGCGATGCACTAGAACAATTGTGCAACGAATTGTCAACTGCCGCTGTCTCTAAGCTGAAGGAATTGCAGGAAGCCCCTAAAATTGCGGAGAAAACTCTAGAAGAAAATCTCAAGGGTAATTTGGAAGAGGAGCCTAATGAACACCTACTTGTGCTATCGCAGGAAAATGAGATTAAAACATTATATAACACCCTGGTTAGGGGGGTAAACAATGCATTGACTGCTGATGAATTCTGGAGAAATCACCGTGAAGCGATTACAAAGTACAAGCCCCAAATCATAG GACGGGACAATGCTAGTTGCTTCATGGCATCACCCCCTTCATTTAACGATTCTATTGGCTCATCTGAAGTTTATTATACTGAAGAGATGACATCTGCACTACTAGAAGAAGATGAGACCGTGCGAAATATCTACAATCATGTTGTAGGCACACGAATGATGAAGAAGGAGGAATTTTGGAAACAATTATTCCAATCGCACTATATTTACGATTTACTtggcaaaaaatttgatggCAATAAAGTTTTGTACTATGAGATTCAGGGTATACCTATAAATCCCAccaatgataattttggtGATCACTCGGAAGTTGAACTCATAAGTAAACTCTCCTTTCCAGACAAAAAAT CCGACCGTAATCCattcaataaattgtatGATTCTCTATCCTATAGATTTGGCCCTCACATGAAGTACAAAGAGCCCACATACGATTCATTTGTCCTACGATTCAACAGGCATTCATCGCGACTAATTAATGAACTAGACAAAACCCTTGCAACACAAACTGAACAAGATGAAATCAGCAAAGAAAGGAAGCGAAATTTGGTCTTGGAAGCTTTACgatttgatgatttattgCAAGAAAGTGTAAAACAAGTAAATACGATAAGCAAAGAGAATCTGTTGGAAGAGCATCACATTATGAATGTTAAAAGAGAAAGTAAACCTCTAATAGTTTCTTCGATTAAACCATTGAATATGGATGCTATGTACAGTACAGGGAAGAGGATATTCATTGTCAATACCAAATCTTGCCAAACGGATAAAACGCGCCTAATTTCAC TGGAATATGATCCACCCACAGTGGATAGAGTTAGGCAAATTCAGTTGCAGTTGATTCAATTATTGCAAGTTTTTTATAAGACGCTGATACATCAA GATGTTGAACGAAGGCGGCTACTAGTGGCTATGAGAGATATTAAGCTCAAGCTAGATCAATCGCAGGAAAAATCTCTAGCCGATTATGCAGGTGTGTCAAAAGCTCTGCATGCCGGGTTGCTTGACCAGATCAACACAGCAGAGTGCTATGATGTTAGGATAAGGAACTTTATAAACGCAAAACGATCGTAA
- a CDS encoding U4/U6.U5 tri-snRNP-associated protein 1 (overlaps_old_locusTagID:BBM_III05980), translated as MSADNQVESLSTDETNDLRIKLGLKPLYNDPKPKDDSTTGNSPPDNTIKYSADTEVTYVAPVLESKKAIEIERQLNERLNHRARAELIKGPSIAQSLNDDPLDPLIWAQKQRIKQKAASKQRHVTYSDDEFSPIKQSHQLNPSESTNDPSMDIDGNDGQIKVVHDYKHLDTNSILTLCDTGILEAQEEGMEDIDYLQSTDLADKERMERNISGKKGKPLSYEDYVANAMDDTGKKNILEKYDEVIHENERSSFKNFFKGFFMKKPNTATEVNINDTNIVIGNESTCKNSAARITTNSAHVDDIESLAADDSGYNSAPESKRNKFIKKAIPKISKRAKVPDWDELFTDTSAPPAPGYAVPSAPDPPSPIPIIRPRRAVDHDMPSDDMDNMLYQQLTKHRRVTNRSVPTHVSNSVKLENIKQDQFEVKYEISQVDEFCKSVESTTLSKNIKNDNKYSYNTNQTTSTSDTVSHSPTVVTKDAANPLEELPLDCGIANTLKYLKTKGQLEPVHSEQNEIKLNYINKYGKTMTPKEAFKELCYSFHGKLPGKNKQEKRLRKIEMELRLLQNPTDSLPTMRALAQNQKADKCAHIVLDGGSNLLK; from the exons ATGTCCGCTGATAATCAAGTGGAATCGTTATCAACAGATgaaacaaatgatttacGTATTAAACTAGGATTGAAACCGCTATACAATGATCCAAAGCCTAAAGATGATTCCACAACTGGTAATTCACCTCCTGATAATACGATTAAGTACTCAGCAGACACAGAAGTTACTTATGTAGCACCAGTTCTTGAGTCTAAAAAAGCTATTGAAATTGAACGACAACTCAATGAGCGCCTCAATCACAGGGCTAGAGCTGAACTTATCAAAGGTCCATCTATAGCCCAAAGCTTAAATGACGACCCGCTTGACCCATTGATTTGGGCCCAGAAACAACGGATTAAGCAAAAGGCCGCCTCAAAACAAAGACATGTCACTTATTCAGACGACGAATTTAGCCCTATTAAGCAATCACATCAACTTAACCCTAGTGAATCAACCAATGATCCAAGTATGGATATAGATGGCAATGATGGGCAGATCAAGGTCGTTCATGACTACAAACATTTAGATACCAATTCTATACTAACACTTTGTGACACGGGGATATTGGAGGCACAAGAGGAGGGAATGGAGgatattgattatttacaatcTACAGATCTAGCTGACAAGGAAAGAATGGAAAGAAATATAAGTGGAAAGAAAGGAAAACCCCTTTCGTACGAGGATTATGTTGCAAATGCCATGGATGATACTGGTAAAAAGAATATTTTGGAGAAATATGACGAAGTTATACATGAGAATGAGAGGAGCAGTTTTaagaattttttcaaaGGTTTCTTCATGAAAAAACCCAACACTGCGACTGAGgttaatataaatgatacaaatattgttattggGAATGAATCAACCTGTAAAAATTCTGCCGCTAGGATAACAACTAACAGTGCTCATGTTGATGACATTGAATCACTTGCAGCTGATGACAGTGGATACAACTCAGCTCCTGAGAGTAAAAGAAATAAGTTCATCAAAAAGGCAATTcctaaaatatcaaaacGAGCAAAAGTTCCAGACTGGGATGAATTGTTTACTGATACATCAGCGCCTCCAGCTCCAGGCTATGCTGTACCTTCCGCTCCGGATCCCCCATCCCCTATTCCCATAATCAGACCTCGCAGGGCAGTAGATCACGATATGCCCAGCGATGATATGGACAATATGTTATACCAACAATTGACCAAGCATAGACGAGTTACAAATAGGTCTGTTCCAACACACGTCAGCAATTCTGTTAAGCTGGAAAACATTAAACAGGATCAATTTGAAgtaaaatatgaaatttcccaggttgatgaattttgtaaatcGGTCGAATCTACTACCTTATCGAAAAATATTAAGAACGacaataaatatagttATAATACAAACCAAACTACTAGCACTAGTGATACTGTATCACATTCCCCCACTGTTGTGACTAAAGATGCTGCG AATCCTCTTGAGGAACTCCCGCTAGACTGTGGTATCGCAAATACTCTCAAATACCTCAAAACTAAAG GTCAACTGGAGCCGGTTCATTCTGAacaaaatgaaataaagCTCAACtatatcaacaaatatgGAAAAACAATG acGCCAAAGGAAGCATTCAAAGAACTATGTTACTCATTTCATGGGAAATTACCTGGCAAAAACAAGCAAGAGAAACGCTTACGCAAGATTGAAATGGAACTCAGATTGCTTCAAAACCCGACTGATTCGTTACCAACTATGAGAGCTCTTGCGCAAAATCAAAAAGCCGATAAATGTGCCCACATAGTACTAGATGGCGGCTCTAACCTTTTGAAATGA
- a CDS encoding hypothetical protein (overlaps_old_locusTagID:BBM_III05985) — MCQKAESTWTPIGVDMFLAACKQTDTPFKHVSVCTLNDYDESINFSNSNVSIPSTQLYNSNNLLNTVDNISSVKTIDMIKSSCTGKKSQKNVTIGAKNNTIAVCKQNTQTVGSQRNMPSNLSCNSLYNGKKISKFFPVPQSTGVQSNDIPDTKSLVLLLLTQNQIMLDRLKSQDNKIDQLIKEVKEVKKVRGSN, encoded by the coding sequence ATGTGTCAAAAAGCTGAATCTACCTGGACTCCCATTGGCGTCGATATGTTTCTGGCAGCTTGCAAGCAAACTGATACTCCATTTAAACACGTGTCTGTTTGTACTTTAAACGATTATGATGAGTCCATTAATTTCTCAAATTCCAATGTTTCAATACCATCTACTCAACTGTACAACAGCAACAACTTGTTAAATACAGTCGATAATATCAGCAGTGTTAAAACGATTGATATGATTAAAAGTTCCTGTACTGGGAAGAAATCGCAAAAAAACGTCACAATTGGTGCAAAAAATAACACCATTGCGGTTTGTAAGCAAAATACTCAAACAGTTGGCTCACAAAGAAATATGCCAAGTAATTTGAGTTGCAATAGCCTATATAATGGGaaaaaaatttccaaattttttcCAGTCCCCCAGTCTACCGGTGTCCAATCTAACGACATCCCCGATACAAAGTCACTAGTCCTCCTTTTACTCACacaaaatcaaataatgcTAGATAGATTGAAGAGCCAGgataataaaatagatCAACTAATCAAAGAGGTCAAGGAGGTTAAGAAAGTCAGAGGTTCTAACTAG